The following are encoded together in the Janthinobacterium sp. Marseille genome:
- a CDS encoding putative phage abortive infection protein produces the protein MYALLVAAIVLAYSTSPLENFARAGDFVGGIFGTVIAGLSVYLLVETLKHQRSSSEQQSFENRYFELVKLHRENVAEFDLGKHQGRKTFISLVREFQAILQHVSSGGESNTLNERTKILIAYYTFYYGVGPNSSRMLSSALEPHLTSEQMEFVRTLIHYFFDKGIRLEMAKEVRLSHGPVDGHQSRLGHYYRHLYQTVSYIDQQEISDEKKRQYVKTIRAQLTNYEQALLLINSLTPLGEAWEESNFMRKYRMVRNLPKDFFDKETELDVLAIFENDPHYFEWQDQAS, from the coding sequence GTGTACGCGCTTCTAGTCGCGGCTATCGTCCTAGCTTATTCCACATCACCTCTTGAAAACTTCGCTCGTGCGGGAGATTTCGTTGGAGGCATCTTCGGGACGGTCATAGCTGGTCTATCTGTCTACCTATTGGTAGAAACATTGAAGCACCAACGCAGTAGTTCTGAGCAACAAAGTTTTGAGAACAGATATTTTGAACTGGTGAAATTACATCGTGAGAACGTTGCTGAGTTTGATTTAGGTAAACATCAAGGTCGAAAAACATTCATTTCGTTAGTTAGGGAATTCCAGGCTATTCTTCAGCACGTCAGTTCCGGTGGCGAAAGTAATACGTTAAACGAACGCACTAAAATCCTCATTGCCTATTACACCTTCTATTACGGCGTTGGACCGAATTCTTCGCGGATGCTCTCTAGCGCGCTTGAGCCCCATTTGACATCAGAGCAAATGGAATTTGTAAGGACGCTAATTCATTACTTTTTTGACAAAGGGATCCGCTTAGAAATGGCGAAAGAGGTGCGTCTTTCACATGGCCCTGTTGATGGTCATCAATCAAGATTAGGGCATTACTACAGGCATCTTTATCAGACAGTGTCGTACATTGATCAGCAAGAAATAAGTGATGAAAAGAAGCGCCAGTACGTCAAAACCATACGCGCCCAACTTACGAATTACGAACAAGCTCTATTACTCATAAACAGCCTTACTCCGCTGGGGGAAGCATGGGAAGAATCTAACTTCATGCGCAAGTACAGAATGGTTAGAAACTTACCTAAGGATTTCTTTGATAAAGAAACCGAACTTGATGTACTAGCGATATTTGAAAATGATCCGCACTATTTTGAATGGCAGGACCAAGCAAGTTAA
- a CDS encoding site-specific integrase → MPQIRKRAADQFQARVRIKGNPELSKTFSTKAAAVHWADEQERLVKQGRGSAILLANNLTITAALDRYAREVTPLKKGWKQELVRLRRWQSNPLAQLTMPQLRAAELAKYRDQRLSDGLGANTVRLELALISHVYEVAIKDWGLEVLINPVRIIRKPKLPRGRERRLTEGEEDLLLEYCKKKGAALLRLVIILALETAMRRGEIASLHTENIDLDSRLIFLDQTKNGDKRKVPLSRRAQKELENYLCGKHGELVPLHPDNISGAFSQACKVCGISGLTLHDLRHEATSRLFEKGFNMMEVAAITGHKTLTMLKRYTHLDTADFLVRLG, encoded by the coding sequence ATGCCTCAGATTCGCAAACGTGCTGCAGATCAATTCCAAGCAAGAGTTCGTATAAAGGGCAATCCTGAACTCAGCAAAACCTTTTCAACTAAAGCAGCAGCAGTCCACTGGGCAGATGAGCAGGAGCGACTTGTTAAGCAAGGCCGTGGTTCTGCAATCCTGTTGGCAAACAACCTCACTATTACGGCTGCATTAGATCGCTATGCACGTGAGGTGACGCCTCTTAAAAAAGGTTGGAAGCAGGAACTGGTCAGATTACGCAGATGGCAGTCCAATCCTTTAGCGCAACTCACCATGCCGCAATTAAGGGCTGCAGAACTAGCCAAATATCGTGATCAACGGTTGAGCGACGGCTTAGGTGCAAACACTGTGCGGCTTGAATTGGCTCTGATCTCGCATGTCTACGAGGTAGCTATAAAGGACTGGGGGCTGGAGGTGCTGATCAATCCTGTCCGCATTATTCGGAAGCCTAAACTCCCACGTGGTCGTGAACGTCGTTTGACGGAGGGTGAAGAAGACCTTTTGCTTGAATACTGTAAAAAAAAGGGGGCCGCACTCTTGCGGCTTGTAATCATCCTTGCGTTAGAAACGGCAATGCGGCGCGGTGAGATTGCCAGTTTGCACACTGAAAACATTGATCTGGACAGCCGTCTGATATTTTTAGATCAAACGAAAAATGGGGATAAGCGGAAAGTGCCGCTCTCTAGACGTGCGCAAAAAGAACTTGAAAACTATCTATGCGGCAAGCACGGAGAACTAGTGCCGCTTCATCCGGATAATATTTCCGGCGCATTTTCTCAAGCTTGCAAAGTCTGTGGAATTAGTGGACTTACCCTGCATGACTTGCGGCATGAAGCGACATCAAGGCTCTTTGAAAAAGGATTCAACATGATGGAGGTGGCTGCCATCACAGGTCACAAGACGCTTACTATGCTGAAGCGTTACACGCACTTGGACACAGCAGATTTTCTGGTTCGCTTGGGTTAA